CAACCGGCACCTGCCGGAGCTGGACGCCGACGTCGTGGGCGTCGACTACTACGCCGGTGCGCGCGCGGCGACCGAGCACGTGCTGGACGGCGGGGCGAGGGAGCTGTACCTGGTCGAGGAGGACCTGGAGATCTCGCCGGTCTCGGAGCGTATCCGGGGCTTCCGCGAGACGCTGGCGGCCCGCGGGGTCGCGGCGCCCGACGACGCGGTGGTGCGCGTGGATCCGGCGGCCGCGCCGGAGGGGCTGCCGGTCTCCGGTCCCTTCGACCCCGGGGTGGCGTACGCCGTCGGCGCGGAACTGGCGCGGCGGGCGGGGCCCGGCGCGGTGGTGCTCGCGGGCAACGACTACCACGCGCTCGGCCTCTACCGGGCGTTCACCGAGCGGGGGCTGCGGGTCGGCACCGACATCGGGGTCGTCGGCCACGGCGACCACCCGTTCTCCGCGTACCTCGACCCGGCCCTGACCACGGTCCGGCTGCCCGCGCCCGACGTGGGCCGGGCCGGCGTCGACCGGCTGCTGGAGCGGGTGCAGTCCGGGCCCGACTCCGTCGCGGAGGACACGGATCCGATCCGTACCCTCCTCGCCCCCGAACTCGTCGTACGCGCCTCCGCCGGACCACTGGGAAGAAGAGGTGAGCAATGATGGGCGCGTTCCTCGCCAAACGCCTCGCGCAGGCTGTCGTCGTCGCCTTCGGCGCGCTGACGCTGGTGTTCCTCATCGTGCGCGTCGTGCCGGGCGATCCCGCCAAGCTGATCGTCGGCCCCGACGCCTCCGCCGGGCAACTGGAGAGCGTACGGGCCGACTTCGGCCTCGACGACCCGCTGTGGCGGCAGTACGCCGACCACCTCGCCGGCATCGTACGCGGCGACCTCGGCGACTCCTGGCGCCTCGGCGGCTCCGCCCTCAGCAACACCCTGGACCGCTTCCCCGCGACCCTCAGCCTGTCGCTCGCGGCGCTGCTGTTCACCGTCGCCGTCGGGATCCCGCTGGGCATGCTCTGCGCCCGCCGCCCCGGCAAGCTGCTCGACCTGGTGGTCTCCACCGGCTCGCTCGCCGGCCAGGCCATCCCGTCCTTCTGGCTCGGGATCGTCCTGATCCTCGTCTTCGCCCGCCGACTCGACTGGCTGCCCGCGACCGTCGACGGCTCGCCCACCGCGGTGCTGCTGCCGGCCTTCACGCTGTCGCTGCCGTTCATCGGCTGGCTCGCCCGGCTGGTGCGCAGCAGCGCGCTGGAGGAGGGCGCCAAGGACTACGCCCGTACGGCCCGCGCGAAGGGCGTGGGCGAGGGGACGATCCAGTACGTGCACGTCGGCCGCAACATCGCGATCCCGGTCGTGACCGTACTCGGCCTGCTGATGGGCAACTTCATCGCCAACGCGGTCATCATCGAGGTCGTCTTCTCCTGGCCGGGCATCGGCTCGCTGATGGTCGACGCGATCACCAACCGCGACTACGCGGTCGTCGAGGCCGCGATCCTCACGATCACGCTGGCGTACATCGTCCTGAACCTGCTCGTGGACGTCGTCTACTTCGTCATCGATCCCCGCCTCACTCCGGAGGACGCATGAGCGGCACGACCACGGCCGCACCCGCGCAGGCCGTCGACTCCCCGCGTACGGACAAGTCCCGCGGCGACGCCGCGCGGCGGGTGCCGGTGCGCGTGTGGACAGGCGCCGGGGTGCTGGCGCTCTTCGTCCTCGCCGCCCTCGTCGGGCCGCTGCTGCACCCGTACGACCCGGTCGCGACAGACCTGCCGAACCGGCTGCTCTCTCCCGGGGAGCGCACCGACGGCGGTGACATCGCGTGGCTGGGCACCGACCAGATGGGCCGCGACCTGCTCGCCAACCTGCTGGCCGGCGCCCGGATCTCGCTGCTCGTCGCCGCCGCGACCATCCTGGTCGGCGGCGCGGTCGGCCTCGTCGTCGGGCTGGTCTCGGGCTACTTCGGCGGCTGGCCCGACACGATCGCCTCCCGCATCGGCGACATCCAGCTCGCCTTCCCCTCCATCCTGCTGGCGATCCTGCTGGCCGGCGTGCTCGGCCCGAGCGTCACCAACATCGTCATCACGCTGGCGATCACGAGGTGGGTCATCTTCGCCCGCGTCGCCCGCGCCTCGGCGATGGCGACGCGAAAGCTCGGCTTCGTCGACTCGGCGCGGGTGCTGGGGGCGGGACACGTACGCATCATGGTCCGCCACGTGCTGCCGTCCCTGTGGCAGCCGCTGCTGGTCGCCGCGACGGTGCAGGTGGGCCTCGTGATGGTCGCGGAGGCGTCGCTGAGCTTCCTCGGCCTCGGCGTGCCCGTCGACACGTCCTCGTGGGGCGCCACGGTCTCCGTGGGGCGCGACTACCTGGGCTCGGCGTGGTGGATCTCCACGATGCCGGCGGCGGCGCTGGCGCTGGTGGTCACGGCGGTGGGCGTGATCGGGGACGGCTTCCGGGACGTCTCGGACCCGCGGTCGCAGATATGAGCGCAGAGGAGAAGAAGATGCCTGCCACGACCGTGGAGACCTCCGCGGCGGCCCGCCTGCGGGACGTACACATCGCCTTCGGCCCCCGGGAGGTCGTCCGCGGGGTCGACCTCGACCTCGTACCCGGCCGGGTCACCGCCCTGGTGGGGGAGTCGGGCAGCGGCAAGTCGCTGACGTCGCTGGCGCTGATGGGCCTGCTGCCGCCGGGCGCCGCGGTGAGCACGGGGACGGTCGAGATCGACGGCCGGGACACCGCCGGGTTCACCGACGCGCAGTGGCGCGAACTGCGCGGCGCGCAGGTCGCGATGGTCTTCCAGGACCCGATGGCGGCGCTGAACCCGTCGTTCACCATCGGCTGGCAGATCGCCGAAACGCTGCGCCGCCGCGGCACGGGCCGCCGCGCGGCCCGGGAGCGGGCGGTGGAGCTGATGCGGACGGTCGGCATCCCCGACGCGGAGGCCAAGTACGGCGCGTACCCGCACGAGTTCTCGGGCGGCATGCGGCAGCGCGCGGTCATCGCGATGGCGCTCACCCTGGACCCGGCGGTCCTGCTGGCCGACGAGCCGACGACCGCGCTCGACGTCACCGTGCAGGCGCAGATCCTGCGGCTGCTCGCGGCCCGGCAGACGGACGCGGGGATGGCGATGCTGCTCGTCTCGCACGACCTGGGGGTGGTGGCGCGGGTCGCGCAGGACGTGGCGGTGATGTACGCCGGCCGGATCGTGGAGACGGGCGCGCTGGACGACGTGTACACGGCACCGGCGCACCCGTACACGCGCGGCCTGCTGGACGCGGTCCCGGACCCGGCCCGCCCCGGCCGGCTGGTCCCGATCGAGGGCCAGCCGCCGGCGCCGGGCCGGCAGCCGGCGGGCTGCGCGTTCGCGCCACGCTGCCCGTACGCGACGGAGGTGTGCCGCACGGAGGACCCGCAACTCTCGGCCGTCGGGCAGGGCCACGAGGCGGCGTGCCACCACAGCGACAAGGTCCAGGCCCAGGCAACGGATGTGGAGGCCGCGTCATGAGTACGACCCGGACGAGCCCGGAAGCGCTGCTGCACATCCGGGACCTGCACGCCGGCTACACGGTCCCCGGCCGCTCCGGCCTCGGCCGCCGCCGCGTCGACGCGGTCGCGGGCGTCGACCTGACGGTACGGCCGGGGCAGACGGTCTGCATCGTCGGCGAGTCCGGCTGCGGCAAGTCGACGCTGGCCCGCTCGGTGGTGGGCCTGCTGGAGCCCTTCGCCGGCTCCGTCTCCTTCGCGGGCCTGGACCTGGCGACGGCGGGCCGCCGGGAGCGCCGGCGGGTGGCGCACGACCTGCAGATGGTGTTCCAGGACCCGTACACGTCGCTTAACCCGCGGATGCGGGTGGCGGAGATCGTCGCGGAGGGCTGGCACATCCACCGGGACGTGGTGGCGCCCGCGGAGCACGCGACGGAGGTGGCGCGGCTCCTGACCCAGGTGGGCCTGGACGCCTCGTACGCGACCCGCCGCCTGCACGAACTCTCCGGCGGCCAGTGCCAGCGGGTGAGCATCGCGCGGGCGCTGGCGCTGCGGCCGAAGCTGATCGTCTGCGACGAGGCGGTCTCGGCGCTGGACGTCTCCGTACGCGCACAGATCCTCAACCTGCTCGCGGACCTCCAGCGGGAGCTGGGGATCGCGTACCTCTTCATCTCCCACGACCTGGACGTGGTCCGGCACATCGCGGACGAGGTGGCGGTGATGTACCTGGGCACGATCGTCGAACGCGGCACCGCCGCCCAGGTCTTCGAGTCCCCCCAGCACCCCTACACCCAGGCCCTCCTGAAGGCGGCCCCCTCGGTCCGCGACCGCCCGGGCGCCGCGAAGGACCTCCCCCTCACCGGCGAGGTCCCGTCCCCCTCCTCCCCGCCCACGGGCTGCCGCTTCCGCACCCGCTGCCCCCTGGCGGCGGACATCTGCGAGTCGGAGGCCCCGGAACTGCGCGTACGGGACGGAGGCGACCACCCGGCGGCATGCCACTTCGCGGGGTGAGGAAGCGGCGGAAACAGCGCGCTGAAAGCCCGCCGGGGGCGGTCACTTCCCGGCGGCCTCACTCCGATGGGGCGGTGGTGGTGTCGACCACCACCGCCCAGACCCTTTTACCGATCCCGTTGCGCGCGGAGACTCCCCACCGGACCGCCAGCTTCTCGACCATCAGCAGCCCATAGCCGCCGCACTCGTCGGGCACCCGCTTTTCCGGCCACACGTCGGAGGCGTCGTGTACTTCGATGAGCACCCCGCCGTCCTGCCGCACAAAGCGCGTCAGGATCTCCCGCCCAGGCGGCACACGGGCATGCACCACGGCGTTGGTCATCAGCTCCGAGACCACCAGCGAAACCGGCTCCTCGATCCCGGTCAGCCCCCACCCTGCCAAAGCCTTTCGCAATTGGGCCCGCGCCAGCCCTACACATCGAGGATGCCGACGCCACTGCCACTTCATGACCGAAGTGCTGGCCATTCTGTTCTGATCGGTCGTCATACACGACACCTTGCATCGCCTCAAAACCGGTGTGCCGTGCTCAGCCAGCACGGCATGTGAATACGGTCCGGCGGCGAGGGCGTCAGCGGGAAGGACGGTGCCGGGGCTGTTGCTTCACCCCGGGCGGACGATTCACTCCACTTTCAGTAATCGGACCACTACTGTGTCGCGGGTCCCGGGAGTTGATGCTGATGCCGTTACATCCGAACCAGGCTCTTCAGCAGGCCATCGAGAAGAGCGGCTACACCCAGGATGACCTGGCAGAGGCCATCAACGAGGAACACGAGAAGCTGTACGGCTCACCGGGCAGATGCAGCGATCGCCAGGTGCGCCGCCTGCTGACCGGGGAGGTCGCATGGCCCCGTGACGCCACCAGGCTGCCGCTGGAAGCGGTCCTCGGCCGCCGCGCCGTGGAACTCGGCTTCCGCTCTCCTCCCCAAGCGGCCCTACGCGGGCGTACTGTGCGAGCACCAGCACCCGTTGACGAGGAACTGCCAGTGCGTCGCCGCAGATTCGTTCTCAGCGCCGGGACCCTAGTGGCGCTCCCCGTTCTGCCCGAGGCCGGCCGCATCGACATGAGCGACATCGCGCGCATCCGCGGCGCCGAGGCCCGGTTGGTGCAACTGGACGACCGCCACGGCAGCGCAGAGCTGGCCGGCGTAGCCGGCCGCTACGTCGCGCACGTCGCGCACACCATGCGGCACTGCAGCTACGGCAGCCGCGTGCAGACGGCGCTGCATCAGGCGCTCGGGGAGATGTGCGCTCAGGCCGGCTGGCTCGCCTATGACTCCCAGCAGCACGAACAGGCCCGCCGCCACTGGCGCGGCGCCCTCCAGTACGCGCGCCTGGCCAAGTCCTCCGACCTGGAGGCGCGTGTCTGGTCTTGCATGTCCCGGCAGGCCGTCGACCTCGGGCATGGCTCCGAGGCTGTGGCCATCGCCCGCGCGGCGCTGGACGCCACAAGAGGCCGCCGCGAGCCCCGGCTGTCCGCCCTGCTCCACACCCGGGTCGCCCTGGGCCACTCCGTCACCGGCCAGCGCGGGCGTTGCGGGCAGTCGCTCCACCGCGCAGAACAGGAACTCGACCGCGCTTCGCCGCAACCGCCGCCGTGGCTGGCCTTCTGCGGACCCGCGGAGCTGACCGGTCAGGCCGCCCTCTGCCACTACAACCTCGGCGATTTCACCGACGCTCTCCAGGCCGACCGCGAGGCACGGACGCTCATGGGAGTCGGCGAGTTCCGGCGCAACGCGTTCGCCACGCACGTGAGCCTGGCGCGCAATGCCCTGGCTGCCGGCGAACCCGAGGAGGCGCTGGCGGCCGGGCACCGGGCCCTCGATCTGCTGCCCGAGGTGCGCAGCCCGCGCTGGACCGCCCATCTGCGGGGGTTCGGCCGATCGCTCGGCCAGAGAGGGTCCTCCCCTGTGACCGCCGAGTTCTTGGAACGCTACCGGAAGGTTGCAGCATGACCGGCGAAGTGCTCTCCCTGAGCACCTACAACCGTGGCCGACTGCCGGAGATTCGCCACACGCTGATCGAGGTGTACGCGGAGGTCTACGCCGCCGAGGCGGCCGAGGATCCCTTCTTCTCCGTGGACAGATTCGAACGCCGCCTTGACGGCCACACGTCCACCCCCGGCTGGTCGTGCGTCGTAGGCGAGGTCGACGGCGCCGTCGTCGGCTACGCGTACGGCCGACCGGACAGCCCCGAGGAGTGGGACGCGGTGATCGATCCGGTCAGCCCCGACGTCCACGACTACGGCCGCCGCGCTGTCTTCGGCCTCTGCGAGATCATGGTGCGTACCCCCTGGCGCGGAACCCAGGTTGCCCGCGGCATTCACGACGAGCTGATGCACCAGCGCCCGGAAGACCGCGCTTCGCTGACCGTGGAGACCGCCCACCCGCGGGTTCGTTCGCTCTACGAGCGCTGGGGATACAAGAAGGTCGGACAGTCGCAGCCGTTCCCGGACTCACCGCGCTACGACGTCATGGTCCTCCAACTGCACTGAGGCCGGGGTGTGCGGGCCCACCTGGCCGACACCATCGACCGTGCGCGCCGGGAAGCCACCCCGACCATCATCACCCGGCGGGGCAAGGCCGAAGCCGTGATTCTCGACCTGGACGAGTACCAGCGCCTCAGGAAACGTGAGGAGAGCGTCGAGGACGCCTGGCTCTCGCGGCTGGCCGCAGATTCCCTGGCCGAAGGGCGCGAACCGACCGTCACCCTGGAAGACCTCGCCGCTGAGATCCTGGGCGAGGCTCGCCAGGCATGACCGACGGGGTCTCCAGCACGAAACTCACCCAGGCCGCTCAGCGGCAGATGCGGGCCGTGCCGCTCCGCGAGGCGCGCAGGATCCTCATTCGCCTCGGGGAGTTCCAGCGCGCCATGGACAAGGGCGACACTTCGGCCTTCGACATCAAGCCGCAGACTGGTCAAGAGGGCATGTCCCGGCTGCGCGTCGGGGACTACAGAGTGGTGTACACGGTCGACAACGGCGAACTCGTCATCTGGGTCGTCGCCGTCGGCGACCGCCGCGACGTGTACCGCGCTCTGTAGATCAGCGGCGGTGTCTCGCGGGCGGGCCGCGGCCCGGCTCAGGCGATCTTGTCGCAGACGTCGGTCAGTTTCTTCGTGCCCTCCTTCCACGTCATCGTGGGGTAGTCGGACGCGGTGATCTCCAGGGTGTCGACGCCGTCGACCAGGTACTCGCCGCGGCGCAGGTTGCCCTGGCCGTCCTTGAAGCCGATGAGGACCGGACCCGTGGGGTGGTGGACATGGCCGCCGTCCGGGGCGTAGCGGACGATCGAGCGGCCGCCCGCGTCGCCGAACGGGCCCGCGCCGCCGCCGCGCTGCGCGACCCCGCGGAGCGGCTGCGCCATACCGAGAAGGCGCTGGCCCGGTGGCGCGGGGAACTCCTCGACGGGCTCGCGGACGGCGAACTCCGCGCCCGGCTCGGCGCGGAGCTGGCCGAACTCCGGCTCGGCGCTCTGGAGCAGCGCGCCGAGGACCGGCTGCACACCGGCCGCGGCGGGGCGCGCGACGGCGGCGGCTCCCTCGCCGCCGAACTCCGGCCCCTGGCCGCCCGCTACCCCCTGCGTGAACGGCTCGTCGCCTCCCTGATGACCGCCCTCTACCGCGCCGGCCGCCAGGCCGAGGCCCTCGACGTCTACCGCACCACCCGCCTCGCCCTCGCCGCCGAACTGGGCGGCGTCGCACCGGGCCCGGCCCTCCGCGACGTACACGCGAAGGTGCTCAGCGCCGACCCCTCGCTCGACGAACCGCCGCTGGCCGCGTACGCCGTCCAGGTCCGGGACGTACGCCTGCCCCTGCACACCAGCGGCCAGCCCGCCCTGGAGTTCTGCAACCTGGGCCGGCTGGGACGGCGCCCGCGCGGCCGGGGCGGAGTGGCTGACGGGCTACCGGGCGCTCGCCGTGTGGGCGGGGCACCACGTGCGGTGGGGAGGACGCCGGCACCCCGTGCGCCCCTCGCCCGGCCGACCACCATTGTCGACGAGGCGGCGCACCGCGGTCGACCCGTCAGCCGTCTCTCCCTCCGGCGGAGCGACGCGGGCGGGCTTCGCCCGTATGCCGGGGAGACAGGCTCGTGGCAGGGAGAACCGCCAGGATGGCGGAGAGGGCCGCCGTGGCGGCGGCAAGGGGCAGGACTCCCTGCAGGGCGGTGCCGATCGCATCGAAGATGATCATGGCGTTCGCCGCTTGCAGGGCCAGGCCGGCGCCGGCTGCCGCGATCAGCCAGCGTCCGGCCCCGTGCCGCGTGAGGAACAGCATGCCGATGATGAGCAGGGCCGCCAGAGCGCCGAAGATCGTCACATGCGCGGTCCGCTCACCGCTCGTCATCTCGCCGGTGTCGACGGCTTGGGTGGTCGCGAAGGGAATGACCTGGACCAGGACGAGGCAGAGGAACGCAGTCACGGCAGTCGCGGTCCTGGCGGCGGACCGCCGGGGAGGGGGCGGCGTCGTGTCCGGGCGGGTACCCGTGCCCGCGGGGCCCGGTTGCCGCCCGGGCGGTTCGGGTCGCGGGGCCCGGGGACCCGGCCGGGTGCCGGCCTCGGTGAGCGGAGTCGGGCCGGGCGTCGTGAGGATTGCAGTGGACCCGTCCGCCGTGGGTGCGGACTCCGGTGCGCGGTCGAGTTCCCGGAGCGCCTGGGAGAGACCGGCGGCGTTCGCGCACCGCCCGCCGGGTTCCTTGTGGAGCAGGGTCAGTACGAGGTCGTCCCATGCGGAGGGGATACCAGCCGACACCGAACTGGGGGCGGGCGGTTCCTGGGTGAGGTGTGCCGTGAGATACCCGACGGTGTCGGGGGCCTGGAACGGGAGCCGGCCGGTGATCAGCTCGAAGAGGAGACAGCCGAGGGCGTACAGGTCGCTGTGCGGTTCCGGATGGCCACGCGCCTGTTCGGGCGCCATGTAAGGGGGTGTGCCCACGATGAAGCCGGTCTGGGTGAGGCGGTCTGCGGTCGCGGAGGGGTCGGCCGCCCGCGCGATGCCGAAATCGAGGACCTTCACGATGCCGGACGGCATGACGAGGATGTTGGACGGCTTGATGTCCCGGTGCATGACCCCGGCGCTGTGCGCCTCGGCCAGTGCGTCGGATATCTCCGCGCCCCATCGGGCCGCGTCCTGCAAGGTGACGGCGCCTCTGCGCAGCTTCGCGTCCAGGCCCTCGCCGCGGACCAGCTCCATCACCAGGAAGGGGACCCGTTCGCTTCCCGAGCCGGTCTCGCCGAGGTCGTGGATGGTGACGATGCCGGGATGCTGCAACCGGGCGGTGATGCGCGCCTCGCGCAGAAACCTGGCGCGTGCCTCATCGCCGCGGCTCCCGCCACCGGCGAGCAGGGAGATCACCTTGACCGCGACGGGACGGCCCAGAGTTTCGTCCCGTGCTTCCCATACGTGCCCCATTCCGCCTTCACCGAGCTGCCGCACCAAGCGGTAACGGCCCCCGAGGACCTGGTCTGGCACCGTCACGTTCCCCCCGATTCGCAAGCACCTGTGGCAGCCGCCGGCGTACTGCCCGATGGGATCATGACGCGGACGCGAGGGCGTCATGCCCGTTATCCAGGAAACCGAACGGCAGCGGCACGTGCCAAGACGGCCGCGGACCCGGGGTCGGCGGTGCGCTTCGCCGACGAACCGGCAAAGGAGCTGATCGGCACTGCGCTCCGTCCGCTTCCGGGCGCGATCCGGCGGGTCCGTCCGGTCGAGCAGACCGCCGGTCGCGGCCCCGGGACTCGTGCATCCGGCCCGCCGGACTTCCCAGGCGTCCAGCCCGGCACGGTATGTTCCCATACGGAGTGGGGTGTCACCGGAAGCCCGCGGGCCCTCGGCGCCACTTCGGATTGCACCGTCTCACCACCAAGGGATCGGGAATGATCACGCTTACGAAGGATGACGAACCGGCGGACCTGGCCGGGGTTACCCACCTGTCGATAGGGGTCTCCTGGGACCCCACCGTCGGGAGCAGCGGCGGCATCATGGGCAAGCTGCGCCAGACCAAGGGCACCGACCTCGACCTGATCGCCATCGCCATGGCGGGATCCGACCCGGTCCGGCTCGCCGGTCTCGACTCGCTGGACCCCATGGGCAACGGCGCGATCGTGCACAGCGGCGACAACCAGACCGGCAAGGGCGACGGCGACGACGAGACGGTCACCGTCGAGTTCTCCCGGATCCCGAACCAGATCACGGCCATCGTCTTCGTCGCCGCCGCCTACAAGAAGGGCAGCAGCTTCCAGAAGGCCCGCAATATCAGCTTCAAGGTGTACGACGCCTCCGGTGGCAGCACCGCGCAGGTCGCCGACATCTGGCCCAGCCTGCTCACCACCGACAACGGCTGCGCCGTCGCCAAGGCCACCCGATCCGGTGAGACCTGGCGGCTGCAGGTGATCAACGAGACCGGCAAGATCAAGCAGGGCAACGAGCACTCGCTCATGCGCTTCGCCGCCGGCAAGTAGCAACCAGGAAGCGTTCGCCCGGGACACCGCCCCCCTGGGCGGACGCTCCTTCCCTCCGCCGCGGGTGTCGCACAGCGCGCGGTCGACGAGTTCGCCCGCGCCCCGCTCCTGCCGGAGCATGCCCTCGTGCGAGTCCCCGGCGCGGCGGACTCCGAGACGGCGGACGGCTGCGGGAGCGGGGTTACTCCTCCTCGTCCTCGGCCTCGAAGGCGTCGCCGATCTCGTCGACGACCTCCGCGGCGACCATCCCGCCCACGACCCCCGCCGCGAGCCCGCCGGCCGCCGCGACGGCGACCGTGCCCATTCCCGGGCCGCGGCGGCCGTGGTCCTCCCCGTGGTGGTGTCCCCCGTGGCCGTACGAGCCCGGCGGGGCGCCGCGGTGCTCCGCCAACTGCTTGACCCAGGAGTCCACCAGGGCGGTCCAGTCGGCCTGTGCGACGTCGTGGTGGCTCACCGTGAAGCGCGCGAGCGCGTCGTGGCCCGCGGAGAACATCCCGCCGCGCTTGTCGGCTTCGAGGACGACCTCCATGCCGCCGGGCGAGGCGAGGAACGTGACCTCGACCTCCTGCATCGCGTGCGCGAACTGCGGGCCCGGAGCCAGCTCGATCTCCTGGTAGAAGGGGAGCTGCTGGCCGGTGCCGGGGATGTGGCCGAGTTCGAGGTCGGCGGAGGTGAAGGCGAAGCCGAGTTGTCCGAAAGCCTCCAGGACCGCTTCCTGCACCGGCAGCGGGCGGACCGCCAGCGGGTCCAGGTCGCCGGCGTCCCTGGCGCCGGCCACGGCCAGTTCCGTACGCACGCCAAGAGGGAGCCCGAGGGACTGGCCGTGCAACTCGGTGATCGGCGTCTCCCACGGCAGGACCAGGGAGAACGGCACCTCGTGGGCCTCCTCCTCGCCGAGGCGGAAGGCGCCGCCGACGGGGAAGCGGCCGAAGGACACCGTGCCCTCGTGCTCGCCGTCGCCGCCTTCGGCCTCGACGCGGGCGACGAGCTCCAGGGTGATCTGCTCGATGTCGGCCGCGGCGCTGCCGCCGCGCAGCAGCACCCGGCCGCCCAGGGTGCCGCCGGGCAGCACCGCGCCGCCCTCCAGGACCGTGTCCACGCTGGGCGCGCCCACGCCGATCGCGCCGAGCAGTCGCTTGAACACCATGCGGTGTCGTCTCCTTCGTCGTCTCTGCGAATGGGGTGGCGGGCGAGGGGATCGCCGCTCGGATTTACTATCCCTTTACTCCGGTGTCCGCGACATCGGCATTCGGCCAGATCCACTCGATCCGACGACTCGCACGGAGCAGGGCGACGGGCGGCCGGCAGCGGGCGACCGGAGACCGGCGACCGGCGGCGAACTACCAAGGAGGAGCGGTCCCCCCATGGGCGAACCTCCCGATGCCACTCCTGCATACGCGCCACCGCGTCCGGCAGCGGCAGCGGGCGCCGGGCGGCCTCCACCCTCGACGACATCCTCGCCCGGCTGCTTCTCGCGCAACCGGCCTGAGTGCGGGGCCGGGCCGGGTGTGTGTCGCGATATAACGCTAGTCTGAGGGTCGCGCCGATGTCCGCGTCGCGCGCACGTGTGAGGGACCGGGACGGAACAGGACGGAAGCATGCCGGGAGAGATCTCGCCCACCGGACAGAACTCCGGCCCGGGCTCGCCGGGGCCGCCTGGCTCGCCGGGGGTACCGGGGCCGCCGGGCTCGCAGCCCGAACTGCGCGCGTCGCACGCCGACCGGGACCGGGTGGTGGACGTGCTGCGGATCGCCGCGGGGGAGGGCCTGCTGACCGCGGACGAGCTGGACCAGCGCGTGGAGGCCGCCCTGTCGGCCCGTACCCGCAGCGAACTGGCCGTGCTCACCGCCGATCTGCCGCCCGTACCGGCCGGGGCGGGCGCGGCCGGGTCCGAGGTGAAGGACCTGGTCAGGATCGAGCAGATCCACGGCGGCGCGATCGAGCGCGTGGGGCGCTGGGTGGTGCCGCGGAGGCTGGAACTCGCGGTGACGCACTGCGAGGTGACCCTCGACTTCACCGACGCCGTGATCACGCAGGACACCCTGCGGATCGACGTGGCCATGATGGGGAAGAACCTGACGCTGGTCACCGGTCCCGGCATCGTGGTCGACACCGACGGCCTGCGGTTGGTGCACAGCAAGGTCGTGTTCCGCGAGCCGCCCGCGGATTCCGGTGTGCCGGTGAGGCTGCGGGTGGAGCTGTACGGCCAGAAGGCCCACGGCCGCGTCGTCGTACGACCGCGGCGGCGGACGTTCGGGCAGTGGCTGCTGCGGAGGTAGTGCTCCCGTGAGCCGGGGGTGCGCTCCGGCAAGCGGGGTAACGGCGGCGGGGCCGGTCGCCCGGCGCTCCCTGAGCTGACGTTCGGCACGGTGACCCGCCGGGATTACCGGGCGACGTACCCGACCGGCGACGGCACCCGCCACATCTGAGACATCTCGGTGACCGGCTCCGGCCGTCGGTGAAGTCGATCTCGCCCATGGTCGTGAACACGCCCTGAACGTAGCCCAGGACCTGCTCCTTCCCCGTGAAGCGGGCGGCGTCCTCCCTGTTTCCAGCCCGGGCCCCCTCACCCACCCCACGGGCGAAGCCCTCACCGCATCCTCCGCAAGGGCACCTGACCACGGACCGAGAGGCGGAGTGGTCTGTTGCTCGCCGCGGGACGGCAGCCGTGACCTGCGGTGAGGGGCGGCGCGTCCGGGTGGGGAGCGCTGGGAACGGAGCGGGTCACCCTCCGTCATCGGCCCCGGACGCGCTCCCGCCGACGGTGGTGCGCTCTGTCGAACGGATGCACCATTGAGGTGTGGGATCAGCGCAAGCCGACAGGCCGCGAGCGACTGTCGGGGAGACCGAAGGCTATCGGTTCGACATCACCGATGCCGCGATCGTGGTGGGCCCGGAGGGCCTGGTTCAGCAGTGGAGCGAGGGCGCTGAGGCGCTGTTCGGCTACGCTGCGCCGGACGCCGTCGCACAGCGTGTCACGGAGTTCCTGGCGATCC
The Streptomyces sp. CNQ-509 DNA segment above includes these coding regions:
- a CDS encoding type II toxin-antitoxin system RelE/ParE family toxin, which codes for MTDGVSSTKLTQAAQRQMRAVPLREARRILIRLGEFQRAMDKGDTSAFDIKPQTGQEGMSRLRVGDYRVVYTVDNGELVIWVVAVGDRRDVYRAL
- a CDS encoding TerD family protein, which codes for MITLTKDDEPADLAGVTHLSIGVSWDPTVGSSGGIMGKLRQTKGTDLDLIAIAMAGSDPVRLAGLDSLDPMGNGAIVHSGDNQTGKGDGDDETVTVEFSRIPNQITAIVFVAAAYKKGSSFQKARNISFKVYDASGGSTAQVADIWPSLLTTDNGCAVAKATRSGETWRLQVINETGKIKQGNEHSLMRFAAGK
- a CDS encoding type II toxin-antitoxin system Phd/YefM family antitoxin, producing MRAHLADTIDRARREATPTIITRRGKAEAVILDLDEYQRLRKREESVEDAWLSRLAADSLAEGREPTVTLEDLAAEILGEARQA
- a CDS encoding DUF1707 domain-containing protein, whose amino-acid sequence is MPGEISPTGQNSGPGSPGPPGSPGVPGPPGSQPELRASHADRDRVVDVLRIAAGEGLLTADELDQRVEAALSARTRSELAVLTADLPPVPAGAGAAGSEVKDLVRIEQIHGGAIERVGRWVVPRRLELAVTHCEVTLDFTDAVITQDTLRIDVAMMGKNLTLVTGPGIVVDTDGLRLVHSKVVFREPPADSGVPVRLRVELYGQKAHGRVVVRPRRRTFGQWLLRR
- a CDS encoding GNAT family N-acetyltransferase, which encodes MTGEVLSLSTYNRGRLPEIRHTLIEVYAEVYAAEAAEDPFFSVDRFERRLDGHTSTPGWSCVVGEVDGAVVGYAYGRPDSPEEWDAVIDPVSPDVHDYGRRAVFGLCEIMVRTPWRGTQVARGIHDELMHQRPEDRASLTVETAHPRVRSLYERWGYKKVGQSQPFPDSPRYDVMVLQLH
- a CDS encoding sporulation protein: MVFKRLLGAIGVGAPSVDTVLEGGAVLPGGTLGGRVLLRGGSAAADIEQITLELVARVEAEGGDGEHEGTVSFGRFPVGGAFRLGEEEAHEVPFSLVLPWETPITELHGQSLGLPLGVRTELAVAGARDAGDLDPLAVRPLPVQEAVLEAFGQLGFAFTSADLELGHIPGTGQQLPFYQEIELAPGPQFAHAMQEVEVTFLASPGGMEVVLEADKRGGMFSAGHDALARFTVSHHDVAQADWTALVDSWVKQLAEHRGAPPGSYGHGGHHHGEDHGRRGPGMGTVAVAAAGGLAAGVVGGMVAAEVVDEIGDAFEAEDEEE
- a CDS encoding serine/threonine-protein kinase; protein product: MTVPDQVLGGRYRLVRQLGEGGMGHVWEARDETLGRPVAVKVISLLAGGGSRGDEARARFLREARITARLQHPGIVTIHDLGETGSGSERVPFLVMELVRGEGLDAKLRRGAVTLQDAARWGAEISDALAEAHSAGVMHRDIKPSNILVMPSGIVKVLDFGIARAADPSATADRLTQTGFIVGTPPYMAPEQARGHPEPHSDLYALGCLLFELITGRLPFQAPDTVGYLTAHLTQEPPAPSSVSAGIPSAWDDLVLTLLHKEPGGRCANAAGLSQALRELDRAPESAPTADGSTAILTTPGPTPLTEAGTRPGPRAPRPEPPGRQPGPAGTGTRPDTTPPPPRRSAARTATAVTAFLCLVLVQVIPFATTQAVDTGEMTSGERTAHVTIFGALAALLIIGMLFLTRHGAGRWLIAAAGAGLALQAANAMIIFDAIGTALQGVLPLAAATAALSAILAVLPATSLSPRHTGEARPRRSAGGRDG